In Selenomonadales bacterium, the DNA window TCAACAAGGAGTTTGTCTTTCAGAGCGATAGCGAGAGACGACTTCTGTTAGAGCTACTCTGTGAACAGCACGCTAAGGATAGTTTCGAGCTGGCGGCTTGGTGCATTATGAGCAACCATCTGCACGCCCTTGTTAAGGCTGAACTTGCGACGCTATCACGCGCGGTTAAGGTGATCAACCTGCGGTATGCGGCTAGGTACAATAGCATGCATCAGCGCGTGGGTCCTGTTTTTGGCGACCGGTACCGCAGTGAGGCTATCGAGGACGAGGCCTACTTGCTAGGAGCGCTCCGTTACATACACATGAATCCCGTGCAGGCAAACTTAGTGCAAGACCCGGCAGACTATAGATGGAGTAGCTACAAGGAATATACTGCGGACGCAGTTCACATAAGCGAAACACAGAAGGCGTTTGTGTTAGGACTACTCGGTGGAAGTGC includes these proteins:
- a CDS encoding transposase, with the translated sequence MPRIGRQASSTGYYHVMVRGINKEFVFQSDSERRLLLELLCEQHAKDSFELAAWCIMSNHLHALVKAELATLSRAVKVINLRYAARYNSMHQRVGPVFGDRYRSEAIEDEAYLLGALRYIHMNPVQANLVQDPADYRWSSYKEYTADAVHISETQKAFVLGLLGGSARRFTEFHRQSDLTLYLETGEDRESYRLAVAHKVLEQFCALHGIERAEQLKGDPERFSAISRQLTQNVGLTLRKAAEMLETSHTKVYQALQED